The following DNA comes from Serinus canaria isolate serCan28SL12 chromosome 1A, serCan2020, whole genome shotgun sequence.
GTAATTTCTCTACAGGAAGCTCCAATGAAAAGAGTACTGAAGCTGAAATTAAGGATCAGCTCAGTATTACCCTCTTGACcacatccttttctttctgcatttccctgtgTTTGCCTTGAGAAGAGTCTGACACTTAGCCCAACCATCTGCTGGGATATTCATATCTTAAGTtgctagaaaattattttcttttggctttgGTTTGTTGAGGTGGGTTAAATTGCATAAGGAGGTGCCTTGTTCTTTATGATCCCAGCCAGAAAGGTGCTCAGATTCTATAAAAGACCTCTTAAGATCATGATTTTTTGAGACCacactaaaaagaaaaggaagatagTAGAATTAACCCTTCAGATGCTGGGAGCCTCAAGCCAAATGGGGCCTATGACCATAGCCCAGCACACCCTGCAGATTTCACCCGTGGGAAATTACCCTATTTTGGTCGCTCACAGGATTTTCCCAAAGAGGCCAACTCTATTCCTCATTTCTACTGTCAAACAGAAAGGATGCCCACCTGAGAACTTGCTGCACTGCTAAATAAAGGTGAGGCCCAGCAGGGAGGTAATCACCTGTACcaagcaggaggagctgctgattTTCTCCTGTGGTAAGGGACCTGtgtggcagcaggcagcacatgcagcacagcacagcacagcctgcacttACAGATCCACATAGTAACAATGTTAAACACTTGCACAAATTGAATATTGaaatcctttttaaaagaatgctAAAATCAGACCAGCATAACAACATTTGACCATGCCTATTGTTGGTCTTACCAAACTTAATACTCTAAATTGTGGCGACACCAGACAAATAATAAATGtaacatttctatttcttttatgtgaaaaaaaagggaattaaatGCCTTCAttgagatattaaaaaataacttgatacaacagctctctgaaatgagattttaaattGCCTTAGGCAGACAACATGTGAAATGTTGCTTCAAGGCATCATGTGCTACAATTTGAAACACCAATGTCTAATTAGAGGTGGAGGGAATATTTCCAACACATCTAGtgcttgattttaaaaacacGCCTCTTGTTTTGAACATGATTGCTTGGCTAAACCAAATCCTCTACCAAACCATTATTGCAAATCCTCTACGTTCTTCTATTCTTCTCTCAGTTAAGAACAGTGATGCATAACTGCATACATGTCTATAATCAGTACAGCATGTTCTAACttaaatgattaaaaattaaatttcaaaataaaataaaaattacaccACTATTGAGATAATCAAGTAGGGCAGAGAAACATATGACTATATTTCTCATATAACAATAGAATTATTTCAGGTAGAAGTACCCTGGAAGGTATCTGATCCAGCCTCATGTTCTAAGCagtcacagaagaaaatgctcCAAGGTGGTAAAATGCTTTCATTCTCACAGTTACAGGGGCCACCAAGATAATTACTGGATCCTAGTGTTACAGAAAGAAGTTTGAAGGGCTCTTTACAAAAACTGATTATGTTCTAAGAAGGAGCAAAAGTCAGGCAAATGcaaaaaactgaagaaacagcTGAGAAATAGGTATGAAGCCATGTATATGTAACACTTCACTAAGAGGTTTGTTTCCCCAGAGAGCAATATTAAAGTATCCTTCTTATCAGTCTTTATAGAACTCTTCATATTTTAGTTTGAAACACATTTCAATACATATCTCAGTTAATTCTGAGTTTTCTTGTGAATTTCATTTAATTCACAACACAGTTATGAACTGCTGCTCAGTTAAAATTGCAAAATCTCAAGATCAAATTCAGAGTGAGTCCCCAAGCATGTGGCAAAGCAGATAAACCATGTAGGAATCTGGCTTTTGTACCAGCAAACCACATTCTAGAATGCATTCCACTATTGCTGTTTACATTAAAAGTCCTCTGAAACTGCTAAGTATAACTAATAGTATTTATTCATATTAGGAATTATTCCTTAAAAATCTATCAAATAAAATAGGGGAAGACTCTgcttagggatttttttttctctatgaaCTATCAGTCTATGGTGTAGAGCCGTGGTctgtaaaaataacttcaaGTGCCAAAATTTTATAGTAGATTAAACATAGTGGATATAGATCTTTATATGTCACCATGCAGAGCATacttttaagaatttttaaCCAGTTTTGAAACACTATAGTGTGCTTCCTTCCTGCACCTTCTTTTTGGAATTTGTAGTTTCTTCATCTCTCTTCATCTTCTATCACATCCGAGTTGATAATTTCCTTATTTCCCTTtagatgtttctttttctccttttttattcaCTTCCATGTCTTCTTTACTCTGCTGTCAAAACAGATATACACAAAATTTTGAGCATAATTTCTTAGAGTAAAACTACATGCtccttcagaaacattttaagaaGTAACATTTCAACGTGAAACACGAGATAGAGGTTCTAATCTCAGCTTTCAAAGCAGCTGTAAGATGCAGGAATAGTCTTTAGGGAATCTTGCAAACATTTAGCAGCCTGAGTCCTTTCATGGCTTCAGACCTCAGCTGGTTATTGTTCAGCCATTGCTGAAGCTTCAAGAACAATCCAGCAGAGAAATAGATCAAACTCATATGGCCTCTACTGTGTTTGTCTGGTGCTACAATCCAAAACTTGCTTTTTGTAGCACTTCACTTTAGAGTACACACTTTGCTTTCATATGAGCATTATTgttgaaagaaacagaaatcaagGTTAGTTATTCAGGCAAAGGTAcatgactgaaaacaaaacaattaacTGCTCTTTCAGCTACTCAACATTGATCAGAATCTCACAGATTTTGAATGAGGAAGTTATACAAGCACTTTTACATTTTCTAGGTGGGCCAATTCTCCTAAGAAGGCTGAACTGTAACCATTTCTATCAATTACCTGAGtggttattttaaatttagagaATGGTTTTGCTTgtggatttcttttcctccaagCCGGTGAATTAGAAGATCCTGAAGTATATTTGCCTGTAGGAAAAACATACACATTGTTTCCTAAATTCAGCCACAATTTCAGGAAAGAGTCCCTTATTCTGATATGTGAATTAAATATTGCATTGGCTGAAATTTCAATTAATGTACCAGATGAGTCAGACATTGCCTCTGAAACACAAGCTAGTGTTAAAGGCAGACTCTCTCTAGAACTTAATGGACAATTTGCAATATTGTAGCATTTCTATGAGACTCATGTGATCTTCCAAAAGAGGAGATTCTGCTATCAACATCCTTGCTTATAACAAAGGGAATGTTCCTGGGCTAAAGACCTTCCCGAAGACATCAACAGCTTCTGTTTTATAGGGCTTGTGAAAGCCCTGTATATACAAGGCTATATTATGGCTTTTTGATAGACATTTGATTGTGCCTCAGAAAATGCTGCCTAATCACAAGCCATTTTCTAAGAAATTgatttaaaatgaatattattaatatcttttttttaattccttcttaatgcaattaattaaaattactaatttttaaataatcctacatttttcagtttatacAGAATGTGTAAATGTTACCAtagttttctgtttgtgtcCAAAATCTCCTATTGGTGTCAGGCTGATTCTTTTGTTTGGAGCCTTTCTGACCATAGGACTCGGGTactgctgaaaagaaaggcagcaaaaattTGAATGATTGCTCTTAcaagaaaaatgctgatttccattttttcaaaaatgttttatccttttttaacctggaaatttaataaaatgcattCTTCACATAAAGAATGTTCTCTCTACATAATCTCTATACCACCTGGTCCACATTTAATGAAAGCAaacattcaaagaaaaaagaaaaaagacacacCTATTTGTCCTCAACACAAAGCACCAATGCTGCAATTTGTTTCACTTTACTTTATTCACCTTAAAGTAGGCATTACTCTGTCTGAAGGAGGTCCCTGTTATTAGAAATTAAGACAGGGAGGCACCTCAAAATGGAGAATAAGCCCAGCTTAAGAGAGATGACTGAAACTGCCACGATGAAATCACTTTTTTGATTTCtgattatttaaattatttaccaCTAAATCTGTTGACAAAGtgacaaatgaaaaaacaaataagcCAGAGAAACCATgaacagagaaactgaaaattcaaataaagCCCAAATGATGTACCAGACTGGGTAAGGCTATATATATATTagcaagataaaaataaagtgAGAGGTGTAATAAATCTGAAGCAGATTGCCAGAAAGAAAGATGCAAGACTCAGAATCCCACCTGTAGGCTTCTTGTCAAATTAATGACATAGCATGTACCATCAAGAAGACAGTAGAGTAAGATGAAGGAAAGTACCATCCTTTATGAGCAGCAGAAAGAATAGATTCAGTCCTCTGTCCAACAtaattaatgtgaaaaaaataatactaatGTTAAAAAACAAAGATTTACACTGCATTTGAATTGATACAGAATTGTGAATATGACCCAAACCCTTGTTTattcaagacaaaaaaataatcctaaataatgaaaataaatacaaattcatAATCATGAAATCTCCAGTGAAATCACAGTTATGGAAATATATGCTGCAAAGCAAGCAGCATATTTCCTACTGGGAAAAATAAGGTTGAACAAGAAACATTTCTCGAGACACGACTGAAATTCTACTGCAAAACATACTTCTACTATAAGTAGTTAGAATAAAATAAGAACTTAAAGGTGGAGTTTTTAAGgtttattaaatatttgaaaagaataaatcaCATAAGACATGCTGTAAAAAGTAGGGATCACTATATTTTTGACCCCCACTGAATTCACTTCATTGCATCCATGAATTCCTACTGTAAAGATGGCTCAATTATTGCTCATGAATATTCTGTCTGACAAACTGTAAAGCTTTATAAATCTTTACATTTCTGCCTATGGATATGGCTGAAATCTACTTGTGAAAATAATGCTTGATCAAATTTACTCATGCCTGTATTTAAGCATAAATAACTAATTCAGCTGCCGGCGCCCAATTGAGAGCAGCACAAGACAGACAGGCATTTTAAGAATTCTGTGTACGAAGGAACCCACCTGTAGGTCCAttgaattttggtttttgaGTGACAGTCCGGTAGACTACATAAGCTGATCGTCGAGGTTCTGGAGAATTTAGATGAGTGTATCTTCCAGTGTCTCTCCCATATGGACTGGAAGAAGCAGTTTCATCCTCCTTACTTTGACCCCTTTGTTGATAACCTGGTTTTACTTTGGGGTCCGGAGTATGAATTCctaaaggagaaaatacaacCAAAAAGGTTGTCCTATTATTCAAAATTTCACAGAGTGCATGCAACTGAAGAccaaaaagattaaaaaaatgttctttgtaGATAGATCAGTCCAAGTACGGGCTGTCCATATTTGACACTAAGAACAGAAATTTACTAGACAGTGCTAAAACATCTCACAGTTTtgtaaatagaaataaataagctgatgattttttcaaaataccttTGCCAGTTAGTGCATTAACTGAATTTCTTCGCTCCTCagaaatccttttattttcctttacttcCTTAAAGTGGTGGTTCTTTACCAGTTCAGTGTAGTTCGTTTCTGAGAGATTAAAATAACATGTATTCACTTTttagaaagcacaaaaaatgtTCATAGCCAAAAATACtgtggtatttttattttataatctcCTAATTCATAATAGGTCCCTTGGGGTGGAACATAGTTTCAGatgttaattattttaaaagtgtcaTTCcccagaaagaaagcaaaagtgtCTATATTTCCTCTAACAGAAGAAATCTTGAAGACCAACTCAAAAATTAACTCTAAATGCAAAAATCAGGTCATCCTTTCTCTATGTGGACCTCTAGAACACCCATGGCTGAACCCATGGAGGCCAATCCATGCATTTCAAAGGATGCCTGGCTGAACCACGAATGACTTCTGCCTGTAGCATCTGGATACACCCTGGACACGTGCAGTGCATGAACATAACAAAATGCTACAAATGATGGAGAGAAATTTAAACAGCATTTGAATTTTGAACCTGGTTGCCTAGGTAAGCCCACTTCAAACTACAAACTGAACTTCACAGGGAAAGTTGCATATTAAAGTAACCACAGTTCTCTTCTCTTGGCCCTGCTACTCTTTGGGAAGATGGggttttgttctcctttttttcctgctaatgTAAATAAGCACTTTTGGTTCCTGTCATTTCAGGCCAAAATGAGGCAGAGATGCTCTACTCTGCTTCAGTTTACGGGGTAGTTTAAAGATCAaaatctgtccttttttttcccttttattctaaaactgcaaagaaataaCTGGATAACAATCTACTCTCaataatattttgtaaattGACAAATATATTCTGGAACTCTCCTGTGAAAAGGATGAAACTTATCATTAAGGTCTTTAGTGTAGGTATTTTAATTTGCTGTACATGACTAGTTTTTGATAAACATACTCTATCACAACTATTATGCTCTTTccttaattatatttttactggttttattaAGTCCTGTGTTCTGTGAGATACTACCTACAATCAAATCTGTTTTACTTGTCCTGAGTAGAAAGCACACAGCATTCCCCATGATCTAATGTGAGCATCAAAGACTTTAGTAACTCAGGGACTCATAACTGAATCTATCAGAGAATGCAAACTGGCTGAAAGAAGCAGAATTAAACCATAACATACAACAACTGCTGTCATCTTGCAGTGAAAGAATTCACACTGTTAATGGAAATTTCACTTCAGATTGGttttacacaaaataaataatgttcAACACACTTGCAGAGGAACAAAAGTAATCTAATCTAAAAATTTGCAAATATATAATAATGAAGTACCTTTCACATTGGAATACTTTGATGTAATTGGTTCTTTTTCCCGAGGTAGTGCCTCAAATCTGTTTCCATCAACAAATGTGCTCCTCTGCACCACAGAACCACCACCTCCTGTAGGAAAAGTCTCATAGTTATCTCTACTTGAGAGCACCCTGGGAAAGGTGAACAATGCAGAGTCTGCTTTTTAAATGGCATACTTTCAGCTGAAGTGAGTTGAAACCAAATATCTGATTTAATAAGGTCCacaaaaattagagaaaatagTCTGCTAAGCAAAGCTGTTAAACAGTCTGTTAAAAGCTTTAAATACATATAATTGTGAACAGAGATTCAATTATTGAATTGTGGCTCAGTGGTAACTGTTTATACAGACATAAAGAATATCTAAAAAAGAACAATACTTTTGTACATAAAGATGTCAGGAAAAGATGTAGAATGTAAGATTCATTTCTACTGAGCAATAGTTCTGGAGCTAGAAGACACACACCAGTTTGCTTCAAGATGGAGCAAGCAGCCCTAGCATGGTATTGCACTATTTTGCATTGACAaactaaggagaaaaaaagactaCAATTATTGCTATTTTCatcattaataaatatttaagaaaaaaggattGAATATCACTAAGTATTAAGCGAATTCAAGGAGAATGGGGCATTCTTCAACTTTAATGACATGATTCAATACTGAACTCAATCGCTCAACCCAGTTTATGCAGAGGGATCGGATCCTGTTACACAAGTTGCAGGACTGCAGCTTTGCTATTTTTTCTGTATGataacagaaaaacacaaagctTATTCATCTTATCTATGGATAGTGTCACGAAAGTAAGAGTTTTTGGAAGCATTTTGACTTCagacagtcacagaatcacaggcacagaatattctgagtgaGAAGGGACTCACAAGTATCATCAAGTCCAACACTTAAATTAATGGCCCATACAGGGATCAAACACACATCTTGGTGTTACTAGCATCAGGCTCTAACCAATTTGTCTGCATCTCTATGCTTGCTTTTTCATAACTCCACAGaaccttttcttccccaaaatcaACTGTAATCTGcataaaggattttttccacTGCAATCCTAAAATAACCATAATATATAATCATAAGCAATGTTTGTGGTTTATTGTTATAATTAATGGTTTAGCATGAGAATGAGTGTCTAGAACATAAAGAACATATAATAACTCAAATGCAAAATGGGGAAGTTTAATGCATGCACATTTAGCTATTTTATTTACCACATGATATTCAGCAATAAATAACTGATGCTACAGTACATTACCTCCACTGTCAAAGGATTTATGATCTGTTCTGGGAATACTCTCTATTGACACTCTTCTTTCTgaattctccttttcttttcttgtattATTAAATCTTGTAGGAATTGTGTTACCATCACCTGGAAAGGTAATAGAAAGAATGTTTAGCTGTGTGTAAGCACAGATAATGGCACTGACATTCTCTTCCTCCCACCCCAATGAGCCATTGATTAGTTTAGTGCAATTTCTCTCAACCTCTCATTTCATaaccttctttctcttttattaattattttaatcctGTCTAGTGTAACCGATGTCAAACTTTCATGCTCAATAAGAAAATATCATAATTCATAGACTAAAGATGGCTCCAATGTAAAGACCTATCTATAAATCACCTGCTTGTTCATGAGCTTCTCACTTCCCATGAATTATATTTCTTAATCCTATCTAATGGAATTTATGGCATTTTCAGAATGCATGTCATCATAGTACCTGAAGCCTCAGAGAACTCAATTGAAAAACTGTTTTAGAGAAGCATATCAATCTTTTTCTATTAATGCATCTAATGATAGATGACACTAAATAAAGACACTTCTTAAAAGGTATGTTCACACATCTGTCACTGAGCCTCTCATCTAAAGACTAAATATATCTGTGTATTTGTTAGAAAGAATTTATCAAAACTATCTTAATAACAAACATTCCAAATTTAGAAATTAGAAGAGAATAGTAAATGATGAACAATAAGAACTGGGGTAAATGTTTATAAATTTGTATTCCTTTGACCCTAATTATGTCAGAAAGTCcagaattcaaaacaaaatgtaacTCTTTCGTTCTTCTCTTTTACAAGATATTTGAAGGAGGCATTTAATCTAAATTTAGTTTGATAGAAAAGTTTGACTTAACACTACATTTTGACATCAAGACACCCAAGATAGCCAGCAGAGGTCATGGAGCGCCTCTGGAAAAGTGGCTCATCTCAGCCTTTGGCACTGCCTAGTGATTCAATAAAAAGGAGATTCAATGGAGTTCCTGTCTCTCGTCATTTTCATGAGAGAGCCTGGATGAGAAATTTAAACTACATTCCTAACCTTAGGATGGTTAAAATTAGACTACATAAATCTTTATCTTGAAATTATATGAAAAATCTATGTTGTTTATGTCAGAAAAGCTTGGGTTAATAGCCCATTTCTACCTTTTCCATCCACAACTGATGCAGGTCATCAGCACAAGTGTGACTACATATATGGCAAAAAAGAGTGAAGTGTTTGTGTAATTTGCTGacaaacagaaatatgtttctgcaatattttattttcactaaatttaaaaagagggaaggaagtgCAAACTATGTAATAGTTTCTCCCTGTTACAGCAGTTTTAGAAGTGGTAAATACAAtccaaagaaatcaaaatacttGCCTTTCTGCAAGTTTTGTTCAGTAGTTTCCAAGGGTAATAACTCATCTTGCCATGGTGAAGACACAGTTTTTGTTGATTGGTGTTTGTAAGGATTCTGAATCCCATAATACTCTCCTACACACGccccaggagggaaaaaacaaaatcactaAAGTTTACTGTATTGGAAGCAttgcttttaaggaaaaaaagattaatttcataTTTACCAGATTTATAGCATATATCCCTTATTGCTCTTTCCTCTTCAATATCTATAACAGTCTTAGGCATCCAGCTAGAAACATCTGCAGGAAATGTTTGTAAAAGATTACAAGGTAATCATACGAAGACCTTCAACAATtcttaataataaaataagataattaatttaattttgtcattGGTTATTTTAGGTTTTGTCTGCAACCTGTGCTTCTAGACTGAAAAATGATTACTTAATATTAGATATTTCCATGTAGAATGGGATTGCagttaaaacacatttttataagCAAACTTTTGTTAATTCAAACATATCTCCAAtattcattttcaaaataatctttcaTTTATACCCACAAGGAAATCTCATTCAATGTCTCACCAGAGAGTGCTTGTCACAAAACCTCTGCCTAAAGTTACAAAGCCCTGTAAtgcctgctggcagagctggtgaaATGAGTGCTCTGGATCTCTCTCAGGTAAGGCTATGAAGATTAGCAAAGCCCTGCTTTTCTATATTGTTTAAGTGGCATACTCAGGCTGAGACCAAGTTAGGAAACACTAACAGGCTGGTCTGCCAGCCAACCTGATGGGCAGTGGGAAAGTGAAAAGTGGGTTGGGCAGCACAGTAATTTGCTGAATGCATCCCTGAAAGTAGGTCATTCTTTCATTGTTCACTCTCCAGGAATATGACATTTGTTCCATCCCTATGAGTCTCTTATCTCTAAGTGAGATATGGTCAATGGTTTAACTGTATTAACATATATGCACACATAAATGTCAAAACATTCAGTTCAACTGCTGGAGAGTTTGCATCAATTGTCTTTGCTAGATTTAAGAATAACTTTTTCTAAGAAATTACTGCCTATAGAGTTTAGTaaatcagctgaaaaaattacttaagtTAAAGTCACACAACTATCTTTTGTAAAAAACTTGTGACTTCACCTTCACTGATGAGTGCATACAGCCCTTGTTCAAAAATTTCTCAGAAACAAAGTACCTTCTAAACTTGTAATTTCATCCCAAAATTTTGAAGAGTTTTTGATGGCCATTTGAATTGGATTGCAGGCTTTAGAAAATACTGCCATGCTCACATCTGGTGACTACCAGTCCCAAAATTTTAAAGACTAGCTGAAAACTATCTCAAAAAACTTTTCAactattttctaaaaatttccTGGTTATTATAATAAGCCAGTTGTGAGGTACATTGCAAGAGCTGACAAAACCCATACAACTTgcttataaaagaaaaaaactgcttACAGTTGTCTTCCTCgtcatcatcctcatcatcatcctcTTCGTCATCCTCTTCATCACTGAGGTTTATAATCAGTGGAGGATGAATTGGTACTAAAACATTGTCTTGATTTCTGAGTGAGTCCTGACGATGGGCTGGATGCAAAATGCCTCCTTGGACATCCTGTTTCAATGGGACATCTGCAGACAAGAACATTAAACTTCTTTTGTTAAAAGGAAACTAAAGCATCACATCCAGCTTGACAGCAGCAGGCATACTTCTGAAAACATTATCAAGATTAGACATTATTTTGTGCAGAGGCAGGCAAGAGAGCACCTTCCAACTCCAGGAAGTATGAAAAACACAGGTGCCAGCTCCTCTGAATGGACATGGGCACTGCTGTATAGAGACTTTTGAAAAGAGGAACATTTTCATCACTgcactattttaaaaagttgtaaACATGCTGTATCAATCCCTACAGCATCCATTTTGAAGAATTTAGCAATGCCAAGCACAGGattgcttattttaaatttgaagactttttttttaatagcaaactAAATCTCAACTCTCATTACAAGGTACAAAAATGTAGATTTTGTAAAGGAATGTGAagtacacaaaaataatttacactgaatcagaaaaaaaaattagaaaaataaattattttcctaaggAATTTATATATTCATTTCCTAAGGAATTTATCTCCACACATaatattttcatcaaaatggCTTTAGTACTGGGATTACACATTCCAAGAGCCGAGAAATACAatggattaaaaagaaaaattataaaagataATTTGACTGATTTTCAAACACAATATTCTGCacattgtattaaaaatatttaagtttgATAAATTTTCCAGTCGAAAAGAAAGTGTGGGAATTTTTCTATTATTCCAGTTGTTTTTATTCTTGTGCATCTCTTGCTTGCTTATGAGCAGCATGCATATAATGTCAAACCTATTCTCATAACATGATTGCAAATTAGATTTGTTGTACCTCATGTAAGAGATGTGTAAGATACAACACTAACTTGATGGAGCCTTTCTAAGAGTTCAGAAAAGGCTATTTTTAGCTCCATGTAGAATAAGCCAAAATAAACTTATAGTTTAA
Coding sequences within:
- the C1AH12orf50 gene encoding uncharacterized protein C12orf50 homolog, whose product is MEKQNYSKFSCFWETEPVGCRRISCDFFHRKPRNINGLYLPPSNNVPLKQDVQGGILHPAHRQDSLRNQDNVLVPIHPPLIINLSDEEDDEEDDDEDDDEEDNYVSSWMPKTVIDIEEERAIRDICYKSGEYYGIQNPYKHQSTKTVSSPWQDELLPLETTEQNLQKGDGNTIPTRFNNTRKEKENSERRVSIESIPRTDHKSFDSGETNYTELVKNHHFKEVKENKRISEERRNSVNALTGKGIHTPDPKVKPGYQQRGQSKEDETASSSPYGRDTGRYTHLNSPEPRRSAYVVYRTVTQKPKFNGPTVPESYGQKGSKQKNQPDTNRRFWTQTENYGKYTSGSSNSPAWRKRNPQAKPFSKFKITTQSKEDMEVNKKGEKETSKGK